The sequence below is a genomic window from Mycobacteroides abscessus ATCC 19977.
TCGTCTGCACGAAAAACAATGTGCCGCTGAATCGTAACGCATGGGATGCCGCTGCGGCGAAATTGCCGCCGATGGCGCCGCCACTGCACCTACGCCTCGATGAACTTCCGCAGACCGCCACCACGAAGATCAAGCGGCTGGAACTGTCGGCACGTATCGGAGCGGGGTCCCTCTGATGAGCCGGCTCATCGTCATCGGTGGAGGCATCGGCGGATTGGCTGTCGCACTGAGCGTCGCCGCGTCCGGTAACGAGGTTGTGGTGTTGGAGCGGGCGCGCGAGTTCGCCGAGATAGGCGCCGGTATTCAACTCGCTCCCAACGGGTTACATGCTCTCAAGCTACTGGGCGTGGGCGACAGGGTCGCCGGCATCGGCGTGCAGGTGGATTCACTGCGGTTGTTCGACGCCACCGTCGATCGCTTGATCAACACCATGAGCCTGGGGGTGGACTACCAGCATCGGTTCAACAGTCCGTATCTGGTGGTGCATCGGGCCGAGCTACACAGAATCCTGGTCGACGCGTGCGCCGCCGATGAGCGCATCGAACTGCGCAGCCGCAGTGAGGTGATCGGGTATCAGCAGGATGCGTTGGGAGCGCGTGCCCAACTTGCCGACGGCTCCAGTCTCGGGGGTGACGGGCTCGTCGGCGCCGACGGCATCAATTCCACCATCCGGCGCACGCTGCTTGCCGACGGCCAACCGCGAGTATCCGGGATCACGGTGTATCGCACCACGGTGCCCATCGAACAGGTCGATGCGAGCCTGCGATCCAACTCGGTTACCTGGTGGACCGGACCGGGATGTCACCTGGTGACCTACCCCATCGCCGGAGGCTCACTGCTCAACCTGGCGGCGAGTCGTACCGATGGCGCCACGGAGGCGTTCTCGGGAGTTTCGGTGAGCGAGGCCCGGGTGCTCAGCGAGTTGGCGCCGTTGCGCGGCACGGCACGTGCCCTGCTGGAACTGGGCAGGGATTGGAGATCCTGGGCGCTGGTAGACCGTGACCCGGTGCGGCAGTGGTCCGATGGCCGCGTCGTGCTGTTGGGCGATGCGGCGCACCCCATGCTGCATTACGCGGCGCAGGGCGCTAGCCAAGCGCTCGAAGACGCTGTCGTCTTCGGCGCAATCATCGGCACCGATCCCGACCGTGTTCCGGGCCGATTCAGCCGCTTCGTGGAGGCTCGATGTGACCGCACCGGTGACGTGACATTGGCGGCCCGGGCCAGCATCGGTCTGTGGCACGCGGCCGGGGAAGCAGCTGTTGAACGCAACGAGAAGCTGGGCGCGATGCGCGATTCCGATCTACACCAGGCGCTGGCCTGGATGCACGGGGACACCGATTTCGGGCTGGCCTCGGTGACGTCGGCGGTGGGGGTGCGGTAGATGTCCGATCACCAGATTTGCATCATCGGCGCGGGGCCGCGTGGGCTGGCGGTCCTGGAGCGCCTGTGCGCCAATGAACGCCACGCACCCAGCGCGGACCGGATTGTCGTGCATGTGGTGGATCCCTACTCGCCGGGAGCCGGATCGGTGTGGCGCACCGATCAGTCCTGGCACCTGTTGATGAACACTGTCGCATCACAGATCACCGTCTTCACCGACGACAGCGTGGCCATCGACGGGCCCATCGAGCCCGGGCCGACGCTCTATGAATGGGCGCAAAGCCTTGCGTTGCTGGGAGATCCATCGCACAGTGGGCCGCGGGCGATCGAAGAGGCGCGAACATTGCGCCCCAACTCCTATCCGACGCGCGCCCTCTATGGGCACTATCTCAGCGATAGCTTCGCGCGCGTTGTCGGCTGGGCGCCCGAGCATGTGACCGTTCGCGTGCACCGCTCGCGTGC
It includes:
- a CDS encoding FAD-dependent monooxygenase, with product MSRLIVIGGGIGGLAVALSVAASGNEVVVLERAREFAEIGAGIQLAPNGLHALKLLGVGDRVAGIGVQVDSLRLFDATVDRLINTMSLGVDYQHRFNSPYLVVHRAELHRILVDACAADERIELRSRSEVIGYQQDALGARAQLADGSSLGGDGLVGADGINSTIRRTLLADGQPRVSGITVYRTTVPIEQVDASLRSNSVTWWTGPGCHLVTYPIAGGSLLNLAASRTDGATEAFSGVSVSEARVLSELAPLRGTARALLELGRDWRSWALVDRDPVRQWSDGRVVLLGDAAHPMLHYAAQGASQALEDAVVFGAIIGTDPDRVPGRFSRFVEARCDRTGDVTLAARASIGLWHAAGEAAVERNEKLGAMRDSDLHQALAWMHGDTDFGLASVTSAVGVR